A single window of Flavobacterium sp. 140616W15 DNA harbors:
- a CDS encoding class I SAM-dependent methyltransferase, translating into MNNKQHWENVFTTKTPNEVSWTQEYPKTAIDYIESLKLSKTANIIDVGGGDSNLVDALLEKGYLNIWVLDISGTALEKVKMRLGEKANSVHWIISDITEFIPDVKFDFWHDRAVFHFLTDNENIQKYTSIITNAVNPNGHFLLGAFSENGPLKCSGLEIKQYSEKEMKNTFQNNFEVLKCFTENHITPFNTTQNFQFCGFIKK; encoded by the coding sequence ATGAATAATAAGCAACATTGGGAAAATGTATTCACAACCAAAACTCCAAATGAGGTAAGTTGGACTCAAGAATACCCTAAAACTGCAATAGATTATATAGAAAGTTTAAAACTATCAAAAACTGCCAATATCATTGATGTTGGTGGTGGCGATAGTAACTTAGTGGATGCTTTGCTAGAGAAAGGATATCTAAATATCTGGGTATTGGATATTTCGGGAACAGCATTAGAAAAAGTAAAAATGCGCTTAGGAGAAAAAGCAAATTCAGTACACTGGATTATTTCTGATATTACCGAATTTATTCCCGATGTAAAATTTGACTTTTGGCACGACAGAGCTGTTTTTCATTTTTTAACTGATAATGAAAATATCCAAAAATATACCTCTATTATAACTAATGCAGTCAATCCTAATGGGCATTTTTTATTAGGAGCTTTTTCAGAAAATGGACCATTAAAATGTAGCGGATTAGAAATAAAACAATATTCTGAAAAGGAAATGAAAAATACTTTTCAAAATAATTTTGAAGTATTAAAATGTTTTACCGAAAATCATATTACACCATTTAACACAACACAAAATTTTCAATTTTGTGGCTTTATAAAAAAATAA
- a CDS encoding efflux RND transporter periplasmic adaptor subunit has translation MKNIKNIISQTTTLLPIAFLMLILTSCNEKKTEETHDEEEKAETEVALTEAQFKTVGIQFGKVENRNLKTIIKATGYTTVPPQNSAKIATLLGGTVKDIFVLEGTFVNKGKVLATIQNLEVVGMLEDYKSATANIEYLQLEYNRQKTLADENVNPRKIFQEVKAKLAVEKTRAQAAKSRLQALNVSPSSNSALIPIISPISGYVGEINIAKGAFAETGITLFEVSDNSQMHLDLNVYEKDLGSISIGQEVDFILTNQSNKSIKGKIFGINKSFSNESKTVAVHAKINPDDAKDLISGMYVSANINLDKATVPALPKGAIVKNGDKFFIYIKENAHPKKDTKHDHENESEGAHEEGQGEIHFKAIEVIPGTTDMGYTEIKFVTSIPENSQIVTQGAFYLLAAQKGGGEHTH, from the coding sequence ATGAAAAATATAAAAAATATAATAAGCCAAACTACTACTCTACTTCCAATTGCTTTTTTAATGTTGATTTTAACATCATGCAACGAGAAAAAAACCGAAGAAACTCATGATGAAGAAGAGAAAGCAGAAACTGAAGTAGCCTTAACTGAAGCACAATTTAAAACTGTTGGTATTCAGTTTGGTAAAGTAGAAAACCGCAACCTAAAAACCATTATTAAAGCCACTGGATATACAACTGTTCCTCCTCAAAATTCAGCTAAAATTGCTACATTACTTGGTGGTACAGTTAAAGACATCTTTGTTTTAGAAGGTACTTTTGTAAATAAAGGAAAAGTTCTTGCAACCATCCAAAATCTGGAAGTTGTAGGAATGCTTGAGGATTATAAATCGGCTACAGCTAATATCGAATATTTACAATTAGAATACAACCGTCAGAAAACATTGGCTGATGAAAATGTAAATCCTCGAAAAATATTTCAGGAGGTAAAAGCTAAACTAGCTGTAGAAAAAACGAGAGCTCAAGCCGCAAAAAGCAGATTACAGGCATTAAATGTAAGTCCATCTAGCAACAGCGCTTTAATTCCAATCATATCTCCTATAAGTGGCTATGTAGGTGAAATAAACATTGCCAAAGGGGCGTTTGCCGAAACTGGAATTACTTTATTTGAAGTTTCTGATAACAGCCAAATGCACTTGGATTTAAACGTATATGAAAAAGATTTAGGATCGATTTCGATTGGTCAGGAAGTCGATTTTATCTTAACCAATCAGTCTAATAAATCGATAAAAGGAAAAATATTTGGTATCAATAAATCATTCTCTAACGAAAGTAAAACAGTAGCTGTTCACGCAAAAATAAATCCAGATGACGCCAAAGATCTAATCTCTGGAATGTATGTTTCTGCCAACATCAACCTAGATAAAGCAACTGTTCCTGCTCTACCAAAAGGAGCTATTGTAAAAAATGGAGACAAATTTTTTATCTACATAAAAGAAAATGCACATCCTAAAAAAGACACAAAACACGATCATGAAAATGAATCTGAGGGAGCGCATGAAGAAGGACAAGGAGAAATACATTTTAAAGCAATAGAAGTTATTCCTGGTACTACCGATATGGGATATACCGAAATAAAATTTGTAACTTCAATCCCTGAAAATAGTCAAATTGTTACACAAGGTGCTTTCTACTTATTGGCAGCTCAAAAAGGTGGTGGAGAACACACGCATTAA
- a CDS encoding CusA/CzcA family heavy metal efflux RND transporter: protein MLDKIIQFSIKNKFIILLLTLALIAWGSFSLKNLPLDALPDITNNQVQIITTAPTLASQEVEQLITYPIEQSLKTIPKVIELRSISRFGLSVVTVVFEEDADTYWAREQVFQRLKQAEENIPKYAGTPELAPITTGLGEIYQYDVYAKKGYENKYNATSLRTIQDWIIVPQLQGVKGVAEVSTWGGSVKQYEIAVDPNRLNSVGVTITEIFDALEKNNQNTGGAYIEKDEFAYFIRGVGMASGIKDIGNIVIKNRNATPILVRDVATVQLGNAIRFGATTKDGKGEIVGGLTLMLKGENSKAVVERVKEKMVEINKMLPEGVVAEAFIDRSKLVDNAIGTVTKNLLEGALIVIFVLILFLGNLRAGLIVASVIPLAMLFAVILMNAFGVSGNLMSLGAIDFGIIVDGAVIIVEATMHHLQKLKKKRELTQSEMDTEVYASASKIRNSAAFGEIIILIVYLPILALVGTEGKMFKPMAMTVGFAVMGAFILSLTYVPMMSALFLSKNTEHKPNFSDRMMAWFEKIYAPFLNKALQFKKAVLGIAVTLFVFALVIFQNMGGEFIPTIEEGDLAINATIMTGSSLTQMIKTTTEYEKMLKAKFPEIKTIVTKIGSGEIPTDPMPIESGDLIIVLKDKKEWTSADNWQDLAHMMKEEMEKIPGANIEVSQPIQMRFNELMTGSRSDIAIKIFGDNLDVLERKANELISKINKIEGIGDLKADKVSGLPQITIKYDYDKIALYGLNIEDLNKILRSSFAGEAAGKIYEENRRFDIVVRMNKDNRNDINDVSNLFIPLPSGQQVPLSQVATVDYEQGPVQVIREDGKRRITIGLNVRGRDVKSVVEEIQQKLDKNFKLPAGYYVTYGGQFENLIEANKRLSVALPIALSLILVLLYFTFKSTKQAALIFTAIPLSAIGGVFALWLRGMPFSISAGIGFIALFGIAVLNGIVLISYFNQLKTEGITDPLQRVLIGTKTRLRPVLMTAAVASLGFLPMALSTSGGAEVQKPLATVVIGGLFSATLLTLIVLPILYLLSERVIKRKTTMTKSIVTVLLLLVSSFSFAQNSKPIGLDKAIEMAKNNSINLKIADKEIEKQTVLKKTAFQPDPLQIEYQGGQSNSNVYDSNISVQQYFPIGKITKANRQLQEELVKLAEKQKALSEYEIEKAVTLAYYQYLYGLSVQKLNTELYNVYALFLKNAELRFKTGESGNIEVISAKAKSKEIETQKVQLDYDLAIYQKQLQFFVQTKENIIPDSNTPLQFTSLTEDNKSKVEGLMNDYYQQQISVFQKEANTFKAQRTPKLGLGYFAQTIDAKSSFQGFTAGLQIPLFGGVNTAKAKAASISITQSQLELEKNQFSLELQMQELKNEFEKQEKGLHYYQIEGLLYAEQIITTAQKSYANGDMSYWTYISFLNQAIDIKKQYAETLNTYNQSAIRLQFPSISNN from the coding sequence ATGTTAGATAAGATTATACAATTTAGTATAAAGAACAAGTTCATTATACTATTACTTACCTTGGCTCTTATAGCTTGGGGAAGTTTTTCACTCAAAAATTTACCGCTAGATGCACTTCCTGACATCACTAATAATCAGGTTCAGATTATTACTACTGCTCCTACTCTTGCTAGTCAGGAAGTAGAACAATTGATTACCTATCCGATAGAGCAATCATTAAAAACAATTCCAAAAGTAATAGAACTTCGTAGTATTTCTCGTTTTGGTTTATCAGTAGTTACCGTTGTCTTTGAAGAGGATGCTGATACTTATTGGGCACGTGAGCAAGTGTTTCAAAGATTAAAACAAGCCGAAGAAAACATCCCTAAATATGCTGGAACGCCAGAATTGGCTCCAATTACAACAGGTCTTGGAGAAATTTACCAATACGATGTTTATGCAAAAAAAGGATACGAAAATAAATATAACGCAACCAGTTTAAGAACAATTCAAGATTGGATTATTGTACCTCAATTACAAGGTGTAAAAGGTGTTGCCGAGGTAAGCACTTGGGGAGGTAGCGTAAAACAATACGAAATTGCCGTTGATCCAAACCGATTAAATAGTGTTGGAGTTACTATAACTGAAATTTTTGATGCTCTCGAAAAAAACAATCAAAATACTGGTGGTGCCTACATCGAAAAAGATGAGTTTGCTTATTTCATTCGTGGTGTCGGAATGGCTTCTGGAATAAAAGACATAGGAAACATTGTTATTAAAAACAGAAATGCTACTCCTATTTTAGTCCGTGACGTAGCAACAGTACAATTAGGAAATGCTATTCGTTTTGGAGCTACTACCAAAGATGGAAAAGGCGAAATTGTAGGAGGCTTAACGCTAATGCTAAAAGGTGAAAACTCTAAAGCAGTTGTAGAGCGTGTGAAAGAAAAAATGGTTGAGATAAACAAAATGCTCCCCGAAGGTGTAGTTGCAGAAGCATTTATTGACCGAAGCAAATTAGTCGATAATGCCATCGGAACCGTTACCAAAAACTTACTTGAAGGAGCGTTAATTGTAATTTTTGTACTGATATTATTCTTAGGAAATCTCCGTGCAGGATTAATTGTTGCCTCAGTAATTCCATTGGCAATGTTATTTGCAGTAATCTTAATGAATGCATTTGGTGTGAGTGGAAATCTAATGAGCTTGGGAGCAATCGACTTTGGAATTATAGTTGATGGAGCAGTGATTATTGTCGAAGCTACGATGCATCATTTACAAAAACTCAAGAAAAAAAGAGAATTAACTCAATCTGAAATGGATACTGAAGTATATGCTTCAGCTTCTAAAATCAGAAATAGCGCCGCTTTTGGTGAAATAATTATCTTAATTGTATATCTGCCAATATTAGCATTGGTTGGTACCGAAGGAAAAATGTTTAAACCAATGGCAATGACGGTCGGCTTTGCAGTTATGGGAGCTTTTATATTATCGCTTACCTATGTTCCTATGATGAGCGCACTGTTTTTATCAAAAAACACTGAGCATAAGCCAAACTTTAGCGACCGAATGATGGCTTGGTTTGAAAAAATATATGCTCCTTTTTTAAACAAAGCATTACAATTCAAAAAAGCTGTTCTTGGTATTGCCGTTACCCTATTTGTTTTTGCACTTGTAATTTTTCAGAACATGGGAGGAGAGTTTATTCCAACTATCGAAGAAGGAGATCTAGCTATTAATGCTACTATTATGACAGGAAGTTCTTTAACTCAAATGATAAAGACAACAACCGAATATGAGAAAATGCTTAAAGCAAAATTCCCTGAAATTAAAACCATCGTAACCAAGATTGGAAGTGGAGAAATTCCAACTGACCCAATGCCCATAGAAAGTGGCGATTTGATCATTGTTTTAAAAGACAAAAAAGAATGGACCAGTGCCGACAACTGGCAAGATTTGGCCCACATGATGAAAGAAGAAATGGAAAAAATTCCTGGAGCCAATATCGAAGTTTCTCAGCCTATACAAATGCGTTTTAATGAATTAATGACTGGAAGTCGTAGTGATATTGCTATAAAAATATTTGGTGACAATCTTGATGTATTAGAAAGGAAAGCCAATGAATTGATTTCAAAAATTAATAAAATTGAAGGTATTGGAGACCTTAAAGCCGATAAAGTAAGTGGATTACCTCAAATTACCATTAAATACGATTATGATAAAATTGCATTGTATGGTTTAAACATAGAGGATTTAAATAAGATACTTCGTTCTTCTTTTGCAGGAGAAGCTGCTGGTAAAATTTACGAAGAAAATAGACGATTTGATATTGTTGTTCGAATGAACAAAGACAATCGTAATGACATTAACGATGTGAGTAATTTATTTATTCCGCTACCAAGTGGACAACAAGTGCCTTTATCGCAAGTCGCAACTGTAGATTATGAACAAGGTCCTGTACAAGTAATTCGTGAAGACGGAAAACGTAGAATAACAATAGGACTGAATGTTCGTGGACGTGATGTAAAAAGCGTTGTAGAAGAAATTCAACAAAAGCTTGATAAAAACTTCAAACTTCCGGCTGGATATTATGTCACTTACGGAGGACAGTTTGAAAACCTAATCGAAGCAAACAAGCGTCTTTCTGTTGCGCTACCTATTGCATTGAGTCTAATTTTAGTTTTACTTTATTTTACTTTCAAAAGCACCAAACAAGCGGCGTTAATCTTTACTGCAATTCCGCTTTCAGCAATTGGAGGAGTATTTGCATTATGGTTGCGTGGAATGCCTTTTAGTATTTCGGCTGGAATTGGTTTTATCGCTTTATTTGGAATTGCCGTTTTAAATGGAATTGTATTGATATCCTATTTTAATCAACTTAAAACCGAAGGAATTACCGATCCATTGCAACGTGTTTTAATTGGAACCAAAACAAGATTACGTCCTGTTTTAATGACTGCTGCTGTAGCTTCTTTAGGCTTCTTACCAATGGCTTTGTCTACAAGTGGAGGTGCCGAAGTACAAAAACCACTAGCAACAGTTGTAATAGGTGGCTTATTCTCGGCTACATTACTAACATTAATAGTTTTGCCAATACTTTACTTATTATCAGAAAGAGTAATCAAAAGAAAAACAACAATGACAAAATCTATAGTAACAGTACTTTTATTACTGGTTAGCAGTTTTTCTTTTGCACAAAACAGCAAACCTATCGGATTGGATAAGGCAATCGAAATGGCTAAAAATAATAGCATTAACTTAAAAATTGCTGATAAAGAAATAGAAAAACAAACAGTTCTTAAAAAAACAGCGTTTCAGCCCGACCCATTGCAAATAGAATATCAGGGCGGGCAATCTAATAGTAACGTGTACGACAGTAATATTTCGGTGCAACAATATTTCCCTATCGGAAAAATTACCAAAGCCAACCGACAATTGCAGGAAGAACTAGTAAAACTTGCCGAAAAGCAAAAGGCTTTGTCTGAATATGAAATTGAAAAAGCAGTAACATTAGCTTATTATCAGTACCTATATGGTCTTTCTGTACAAAAACTAAATACCGAATTATATAATGTATATGCTTTATTTTTAAAAAATGCTGAACTTCGTTTTAAAACTGGAGAAAGTGGAAATATAGAAGTAATTAGTGCAAAAGCTAAATCTAAAGAAATTGAAACTCAGAAAGTACAATTGGACTACGATTTGGCTATTTATCAGAAGCAATTACAGTTTTTTGTTCAAACAAAAGAAAACATTATACCTGATAGTAATACACCACTTCAATTTACTTCTCTTACCGAAGATAACAAATCGAAGGTAGAAGGTTTAATGAACGATTATTATCAGCAACAAATTTCGGTTTTCCAAAAAGAAGCCAATACGTTTAAAGCGCAACGAACACCTAAATTAGGTTTAGGCTATTTTGCTCAAACCATTGATGCTAAATCTTCATTTCAAGGATTTACTGCAGGTTTACAAATTCCGTTATTTGGAGGTGTAAATACAGCTAAAGCCAAAGCTGCTTCGATAAGTATTACACAATCGCAACTGGAATTAGAGAAAAATCAATTTTCCCTAGAATTACAAATGCAGGAATTGAAAAACGAATTTGAAAAACAGGAAAAAGGATTACATTATTACCAAATTGAAGGTTTACTTTATGCCGAACAAATTATTACAACAGCACAAAAAAGTTATGCTAACGGAGATATGAGTTATTGGACATATATCAGTTTTTTAAATCAAGCAATTGACATCAAAAAACAATATGCCGAAACTTTGAACACATACAATCAAAGCGCTATTCGATTACAATTTCCATCAATTTCCAATAACTAA
- a CDS encoding DUF6660 family protein, which produces MKWINLILSIYLVVLSCLPCADTLENETIAHTSEIVSKNNQSHEKGLDLCAPFCSCNCCAVQVLNSAPAVTWIFNVETTLIKKPLSSYHSILTSNFYGSIWQPPQIV; this is translated from the coding sequence GTGAAATGGATTAACCTCATATTATCAATTTACTTAGTCGTTCTATCGTGCTTGCCTTGTGCAGATACGCTGGAAAACGAGACTATTGCGCATACAAGCGAAATAGTTAGTAAGAATAATCAATCTCACGAAAAAGGATTAGATCTTTGTGCTCCATTTTGCAGTTGCAATTGCTGTGCTGTTCAAGTTCTAAACTCAGCTCCTGCCGTTACTTGGATTTTTAATGTAGAAACTACTCTCATTAAAAAACCATTATCCTCTTACCATTCAATTCTTACTTCTAATTTCTACGGAAGTATTTGGCAACCGCCCCAAATAGTATAA
- a CDS encoding DNA alkylation repair protein, whose amino-acid sequence MAKKKSYLLQTLNTFELQYYYQMGLIKDIYSVAFYENFTNCVAKVIPDFDKQQFITQIFDADFANKEWKERMQHTTIVLHNFMPNDFGEAVLTIENIIENLKNNNFTDGNLAFIFFADYVEKYGIDDFKTSAKAFVMITQFISCEFAVRPFIIKYPEDMIDEMTKWSLHENHHVRRLASEGSRSRLPWAMAIPALKKDPTPILAILENLKTDSSEYVRRSVANNLNDIVKDNPQVVLDIANKWQNISPETDAIIKHGCRTLLKQGNPDILKHYGLESTNIELSNFEIITPKVKIGEYLEFQFSLNNTNSENKTVRLEYAIYYQKSKGHLAKKVFKISERIYQPNQLVKIKRNQSFKVITTRVFHLGKHQLSVIINGTESELLDFELI is encoded by the coding sequence ATGGCTAAAAAAAAATCCTATTTATTACAAACATTAAATACCTTTGAACTTCAATATTATTATCAAATGGGATTAATTAAAGATATTTACTCGGTTGCTTTTTACGAAAATTTTACTAATTGCGTTGCCAAAGTCATTCCTGATTTTGATAAACAACAATTTATCACACAAATTTTTGATGCTGATTTTGCTAATAAAGAATGGAAAGAACGCATGCAGCATACTACGATTGTCTTGCATAATTTTATGCCTAATGACTTTGGAGAAGCCGTTTTAACCATTGAAAATATTATCGAAAATCTAAAGAATAATAATTTTACTGATGGAAATCTGGCTTTTATATTTTTTGCTGATTACGTAGAAAAATACGGTATTGATGATTTTAAAACAAGCGCAAAAGCTTTTGTAATGATTACGCAATTTATAAGTTGCGAGTTTGCCGTTCGTCCGTTTATTATTAAATATCCCGAGGACATGATTGATGAAATGACAAAATGGTCATTACATGAAAATCATCATGTAAGACGATTAGCTAGTGAGGGGTCACGCTCTCGATTACCTTGGGCAATGGCAATTCCTGCTTTAAAGAAAGACCCTACTCCTATTTTAGCTATTTTAGAAAATCTAAAAACTGATTCATCAGAATATGTTCGTCGTAGTGTTGCCAATAACCTCAACGATATCGTAAAAGACAATCCACAAGTTGTACTTGACATTGCTAACAAATGGCAAAACATCAGCCCCGAAACTGATGCTATTATCAAACATGGTTGCCGTACTTTATTAAAACAAGGTAATCCTGATATTTTAAAACATTATGGCTTAGAGAGTACTAATATCGAATTATCTAATTTTGAAATTATCACTCCTAAAGTAAAAATTGGAGAATACTTAGAATTCCAATTTTCACTGAACAATACTAATTCTGAGAATAAGACTGTTCGTTTAGAATATGCTATTTATTATCAAAAATCAAAAGGGCATTTGGCGAAAAAAGTATTCAAAATTAGTGAACGCATTTATCAGCCTAATCAGTTGGTTAAAATTAAAAGAAACCAATCCTTTAAAGTAATTACAACACGTGTATTTCATTTAGGAAAACATCAATTGTCTGTAATTATAAATGGAACAGAAAGCGAATTACTGGATTTTGAATTGATCTAA
- the nadC gene encoding carboxylating nicotinate-nucleotide diphosphorylase, which translates to MINEIQFQNELQLLIFNAIREDVGTGDYSSLACIPADAQGKAKLLVKEDGIIGGVAFAKMIFNYVDPSLKVETFIEDGTPVKYGDVVFHVSGSSQSILKSERVVLNSMQRMSAIATKTNQYVQLLKGTNTKILDTRKTTPNFRVAEKWAVKIGGGENHRFALYDMVMLKDNHIDFAGGITLAIAKTKAYLKENKLDLKIIVEARSLDEIREILQSDGVFRILIDNFNYEDTKKAVALIGDKCQTESSGNINEKTIREYALCGVDYISSGALTHSVYNMDLSLKAL; encoded by the coding sequence ATGATTAACGAAATACAATTTCAGAACGAGTTACAATTGCTTATTTTTAATGCAATTCGCGAAGATGTAGGCACAGGAGATTATAGCTCCTTAGCTTGTATTCCTGCCGATGCGCAAGGTAAAGCTAAATTGTTGGTAAAGGAAGATGGAATAATTGGAGGAGTTGCATTTGCTAAAATGATATTTAATTATGTTGATCCAAGTTTAAAAGTTGAAACGTTTATAGAAGATGGGACCCCTGTAAAATATGGAGATGTTGTGTTTCATGTTTCAGGAAGTTCACAATCGATTTTAAAATCGGAGCGCGTGGTACTGAATTCTATGCAGCGTATGTCGGCAATTGCAACTAAAACAAATCAATATGTACAGCTTTTAAAAGGTACAAATACTAAAATATTAGATACTCGCAAAACAACACCTAATTTTCGTGTTGCTGAAAAATGGGCAGTAAAAATTGGAGGAGGTGAAAACCACCGATTTGCACTTTATGATATGGTAATGCTTAAGGATAACCATATTGATTTTGCAGGCGGAATTACTCTGGCTATAGCCAAAACAAAAGCTTATTTAAAAGAAAACAAACTAGATTTAAAAATTATAGTCGAAGCTAGAAGCTTAGATGAGATTAGAGAAATTTTGCAAAGTGATGGTGTTTTTCGTATTTTAATAGATAACTTCAATTATGAAGATACCAAAAAAGCAGTTGCATTAATTGGAGATAAATGCCAAACAGAATCTTCAGGAAATATCAACGAAAAAACAATTCGTGAATATGCATTATGTGGAGTCGATTATATTTCTTCGGGAGCATTAACACATTCGGTTTATAATATGGATTTAAGTCTAAAGGCACTTTAA
- a CDS encoding YihY/virulence factor BrkB family protein, whose protein sequence is MSVEIENRLDRVPVVRYLVRFLKSIKLPWLDGFSLYDLLELYTIGIIEGAFSYHASAVAFSFFMALFPFALFILNLIPFIPIEGFQQDFLQFVQQGVPPNTYDAIYKIISDILNNSHSGLLSSGFFLSVFLMSNGVNGILGGFESSRHVLDKRGFFSQYLVALAISITMSILLLVTVATIVVFEVLIQKTMIQDVLNDSIPLIIMGRYLFVILMILVTSSILLRYGTKQYNKVPFISIGSVFTTILIVISSYFFGIWVIKFSKYNELYGSIGTLLILMFYIWINCMILLLGFELNATIRKLRQKNNNI, encoded by the coding sequence ATGTCAGTAGAAATAGAAAACCGGCTAGATAGAGTGCCAGTAGTACGTTATCTCGTTCGTTTCTTAAAAAGTATAAAGCTGCCTTGGCTTGATGGTTTTTCATTGTATGACTTACTCGAATTATATACTATAGGTATTATTGAAGGAGCATTTTCATATCATGCAAGCGCAGTTGCGTTTAGCTTTTTTATGGCATTGTTTCCGTTTGCACTGTTTATACTTAATTTAATTCCGTTTATCCCAATCGAAGGATTTCAACAGGATTTTCTACAGTTTGTTCAACAGGGAGTTCCACCAAATACTTACGATGCGATTTATAAAATTATTAGTGATATCTTAAATAATAGTCATTCAGGATTACTTTCTTCAGGATTCTTTTTGTCGGTTTTTTTAATGTCAAATGGAGTTAACGGAATTCTGGGAGGTTTTGAATCATCTCGACATGTGCTGGATAAACGGGGCTTTTTTAGTCAATATCTTGTGGCATTGGCAATCTCAATTACAATGTCTATTTTGTTACTAGTAACAGTTGCTACAATTGTTGTTTTTGAGGTGCTTATTCAGAAAACAATGATTCAAGATGTGTTAAATGATAGTATTCCGCTTATTATTATGGGGCGTTATTTATTTGTAATCTTAATGATTTTGGTAACATCTTCTATATTGTTGCGTTACGGAACAAAACAATATAATAAAGTACCATTTATAAGTATTGGATCTGTATTTACAACAATCTTAATTGTGATATCTTCGTACTTTTTTGGGATTTGGGTTATAAAATTTTCAAAATATAATGAACTTTACGGTTCAATTGGTACATTATTAATACTAATGTTTTATATTTGGATAAACTGTATGATATTGCTTTTGGGATTTGAATTAAATGCCACAATCAGAAAGTTAAGACAAAAAAATAATAACATTTAG
- a CDS encoding DUF2147 domain-containing protein translates to MKNWILTMGLLFLVIGNVQSQSVIGKWKTIDDETGEAKSIVEVYEQSGKIYGKIIRILRKEHVNDVCSLCPGANKNKPILGMVIINGLKKDGDEYKGGTILDPTTGKTYKCNITLDGVDKLKLRGFIGISLLGRTQYWSRI, encoded by the coding sequence ATGAAAAACTGGATCTTAACAATGGGCTTATTATTTTTGGTAATAGGCAATGTGCAAAGTCAATCTGTAATCGGAAAATGGAAAACCATTGATGATGAAACAGGCGAAGCAAAATCGATTGTAGAAGTGTATGAACAATCGGGAAAAATTTATGGTAAAATTATTAGAATTCTTCGTAAAGAGCATGTCAATGATGTGTGTAGTTTGTGTCCGGGAGCGAATAAAAACAAGCCGATTTTAGGAATGGTAATCATTAATGGCTTAAAGAAAGACGGTGATGAGTACAAAGGAGGAACTATTTTAGATCCAACAACAGGAAAAACGTATAAATGTAACATTACATTAGATGGTGTAGATAAACTAAAATTACGTGGATTTATTGGGATTTCTCTTCTGGGAAGAACACAATATTGGTCAAGAATTTAA
- the bla-B1-FLAV gene encoding subclass B1 metallo-beta-lactamase, which translates to MQNKLILLLLLIGFTKSFGQTENNKLQISHLTGDFYVYKTFHDYKGTLISANSMYLVTDKGVVLFDAPWDETQFQPLLDSIKAKHHKDVVVHIATHSHEDRAGGLGFYGQKGIKTYTIKLTDQILEKEGKKRADFIMPNDTTFTVGQHRFQVFYPGKGHASDNVVVWFNKEKVLYGGCFVKSTVATDLGYLGDSNVKEWEGSIKKVQAKFKNPIYIVTGHDDWTNTQSLNHTLKLVKEYNTAKASEKLDKK; encoded by the coding sequence ATGCAAAATAAATTAATATTGCTCTTGCTGCTTATAGGATTCACAAAATCTTTTGGGCAAACAGAAAATAATAAATTACAAATAAGTCATCTTACGGGTGACTTTTATGTTTATAAAACCTTTCATGATTACAAAGGAACTCTAATTTCTGCCAATTCTATGTATTTGGTTACAGATAAAGGAGTGGTGTTGTTTGATGCGCCTTGGGATGAAACACAGTTTCAGCCATTACTGGATAGTATAAAAGCTAAGCATCATAAAGATGTTGTTGTACATATTGCAACGCATTCGCACGAAGACAGAGCTGGAGGTTTAGGATTTTATGGGCAAAAAGGCATAAAAACGTATACTATAAAACTAACAGATCAGATTCTTGAAAAAGAAGGAAAAAAGAGAGCTGATTTTATAATGCCAAATGATACTACATTTACAGTTGGCCAACATCGTTTTCAGGTATTTTATCCAGGAAAAGGACATGCGTCAGATAATGTTGTAGTTTGGTTTAATAAAGAGAAGGTTCTTTATGGTGGATGTTTTGTAAAAAGTACAGTTGCAACAGATTTGGGATATTTAGGTGATTCGAATGTAAAAGAATGGGAGGGATCAATTAAAAAAGTACAGGCAAAATTTAAAAACCCAATATATATTGTTACAGGTCATGATGATTGGACTAATACTCAATCGCTTAATCATACATTAAAATTGGTTAAAGAATATAATACTGCAAAAGCTTCGGAAAAGCTAGATAAAAAGTAA